In Phreatobacter aquaticus, a single genomic region encodes these proteins:
- a CDS encoding helix-turn-helix domain-containing protein codes for MPILVNLDVMLARRKMRSKELAAIVGITEANLSLLKSGKVKGIRFDTLDAICRALGCQPGDLLEYVRDDDPRIAQGADVP; via the coding sequence ATGCCGATCCTGGTGAACCTCGACGTGATGCTGGCGCGCCGCAAGATGCGGTCGAAGGAGCTTGCGGCCATTGTCGGCATCACCGAGGCCAATCTCTCGCTGCTGAAATCCGGCAAGGTGAAGGGCATCCGCTTCGACACGCTGGACGCGATCTGCCGCGCGCTCGGCTGCCAGCCCGGCGATCTCCTCGAATATGTCCGGGATGACGATCCGCGCATCGCGCAGGGCGCCGATGTGCCCTAG
- a CDS encoding vWA domain-containing protein produces the protein MFITFFHDLKKAGVPVTVREYLTLMEALDADFIERNPTDFYYLSRATLVKDERNIDKFDKVFGATFKGFETLAQGIEAEIPAEWLKKLTEKFLSEEEKAQIEALGGWDKLMETLKERLAEQKGRHQGGNKWIGTGGTSPFGAYGYNPEGVRIGQDGNRNFRAVKVWDKREFKDYDDTVELGTRNIKVALRRLRKFARTGSPDELDLDGTIRETARNGYLDVQMRPERRNAIKVLIFFDVGGSMDWHIQLCEELFSAAKAEFKHMEYFYFHNCLYEKVWKKNQRRFDESTPTWDVLHKYGNDYKVIFVGDASMSPYEIAQPGGSVEHFNEEAGAVWLKRVAATYPSTIWLNPVKEKHWDYTHSVGMVRELMEHRMFPLTLSGLDKAMKELVR, from the coding sequence ATGTTCATCACCTTCTTCCACGATCTGAAAAAGGCCGGCGTGCCCGTCACCGTCAGGGAATACCTGACCTTGATGGAGGCCCTCGACGCCGACTTCATCGAGCGCAACCCGACCGACTTCTACTATCTGTCGCGCGCCACCCTGGTGAAGGACGAGCGCAATATCGACAAGTTCGACAAGGTGTTCGGCGCGACCTTCAAGGGCTTCGAGACGCTGGCCCAGGGGATCGAGGCCGAGATTCCGGCCGAATGGCTGAAGAAGCTCACCGAGAAATTCCTCTCCGAGGAGGAGAAGGCCCAGATCGAGGCGCTCGGCGGCTGGGACAAGCTGATGGAGACGCTGAAAGAGCGTCTCGCCGAGCAGAAAGGCCGCCACCAGGGCGGCAACAAATGGATCGGTACCGGCGGCACCTCGCCCTTCGGCGCCTATGGCTACAATCCCGAAGGCGTGCGCATTGGCCAGGACGGCAACCGCAATTTCCGCGCGGTGAAGGTCTGGGACAAGCGCGAGTTCAAGGACTACGACGACACCGTCGAGCTCGGCACGCGCAACATCAAGGTAGCGCTGCGCCGCTTGCGCAAATTCGCCCGCACCGGCTCACCCGACGAACTCGACCTCGACGGCACGATCCGCGAAACGGCCCGCAACGGCTATCTCGACGTCCAGATGCGGCCCGAGCGGCGCAATGCCATCAAGGTGCTGATCTTCTTCGATGTCGGCGGTTCGATGGACTGGCACATCCAGCTCTGCGAGGAGCTGTTCTCGGCGGCCAAGGCCGAGTTCAAGCACATGGAATATTTCTACTTCCACAACTGCCTCTACGAGAAGGTGTGGAAGAAGAACCAGCGCCGCTTTGACGAGTCGACCCCGACCTGGGACGTGCTGCACAAATATGGCAACGATTACAAGGTGATCTTCGTCGGCGACGCCTCGATGTCGCCTTACGAGATCGCCCAGCCCGGCGGCTCGGTCGAGCATTTCAACGAGGAGGCCGGCGCCGTCTGGCTGAAGCGGGTGGCGGCCACCTACCCCTCGACGATCTGGCTGAACCCGGTGAAGGAAAAGCACTGGGACTACACCCATTCGGTCGGCATGGTCCGCGAGCTGATGGAACACCGCATGTTCCCGCTGACGCTGAGTGGGCTCGACAAGGCGATGAAGGAACTGGTGCGCTAG
- a CDS encoding DUF6789 family protein translates to MWTSLVASLCGSLIPSALMFLKARLGILPAFQPYDSVQTTLVAAFGTGLPPSVLWILSFLNGAVVLGFLFGQAYRWLPGTCGATKGLVFGLTGWIAMGLLFFPMIGMGFFAAQSPAGAAASLLSLAMIVTYSVTMGMVYAALERAGKP, encoded by the coding sequence GTGTGGACGTCGCTGGTCGCCAGCCTGTGCGGCAGTCTCATTCCCTCGGCGCTCATGTTCCTCAAGGCGCGGTTGGGAATTCTCCCCGCTTTCCAGCCCTATGACAGTGTCCAGACCACCCTGGTGGCCGCATTCGGAACCGGCCTGCCGCCATCGGTGCTCTGGATTCTGTCCTTCCTGAACGGGGCCGTCGTGCTCGGCTTCCTGTTTGGCCAGGCCTATCGATGGCTTCCTGGCACGTGCGGCGCCACGAAGGGCCTGGTGTTCGGGCTTACCGGCTGGATCGCGATGGGCCTGCTCTTCTTCCCCATGATCGGGATGGGGTTCTTTGCTGCGCAATCGCCTGCGGGGGCTGCGGCGTCGCTGCTGTCCCTGGCGATGATCGTCACTTACAGCGTCACCATGGGTATGGTCTATGCGGCGCTCGAGCGCGCCGGAAAACCCTAG
- a CDS encoding universal stress protein — protein sequence MFRSVLCPVDPAERGPEAPALTNAKRMVEASGGKLTLLAVIPDTPGMAAEYLPADFRETQWKDAEATLKDLAQSLGLPAGTVATKVRYGRPYHEILEEAVEAKSDLIVMASHRPSLSTYLIGSNAAHVVRHAKCSVMVLRPEAA from the coding sequence ATGTTCCGTTCCGTGCTGTGTCCCGTCGATCCCGCCGAGCGCGGCCCCGAGGCGCCGGCACTGACCAATGCCAAGCGCATGGTGGAAGCCAGCGGCGGCAAGCTGACCTTGCTGGCCGTCATTCCCGACACGCCCGGCATGGCCGCTGAGTATCTGCCGGCGGATTTTCGCGAGACCCAGTGGAAGGACGCGGAGGCCACGCTCAAGGATCTGGCGCAGTCGCTCGGCCTGCCAGCCGGGACGGTCGCCACCAAGGTTCGCTATGGCCGGCCCTATCACGAGATCCTGGAAGAGGCAGTCGAGGCCAAGAGCGACCTCATCGTGATGGCGTCGCACCGGCCGAGCCTCTCGACCTATCTGATCGGCTCGAACGCCGCCCATGTCGTGCGCCACGCCAAGTGCTCGGTCATGGTTCTCAGGCCTGAGGCGGCGTGA
- a CDS encoding YcjF family protein, with protein sequence MSPPSNKPQAFRLDQTDVEIAAPTDAPVVDRTDIAEVIAETPGPAPKSSRWVTLFWTGLGALVSLAFGMAVTRLIDDLYARAQWLGWVGLAALALFVLAGGVLLVRELIALRRLARFDHLRERALAAIAVSDDLAAARVADELIAALGANPRTARGRANVADALNGAVIDGRQRLRIVERELLEPLDREATRMVAEAARRVSVITAVSPRAAVDLAVVFGTTVQLIRRVAQLYGGRPGTLGMFKLTRHILAHMALTGGMAAGDTVLDQLLGAGLASKLSAKLGEGVLNGLLTARLGVTAIAVTRPLPYIGAPKPDLRDLVGDAFSWGQKGKS encoded by the coding sequence ATGAGCCCCCCATCCAACAAGCCGCAGGCCTTCCGGCTCGACCAGACCGATGTCGAGATCGCAGCACCGACCGATGCGCCGGTGGTCGATCGCACCGATATTGCCGAGGTCATCGCGGAGACGCCCGGTCCCGCGCCGAAATCCAGCCGCTGGGTCACGCTGTTCTGGACGGGGCTTGGCGCTCTCGTTTCGCTCGCGTTCGGCATGGCGGTCACGCGCCTGATCGATGATCTTTACGCTCGCGCGCAATGGCTCGGCTGGGTCGGCCTCGCGGCGCTGGCCCTGTTCGTGCTGGCGGGCGGCGTGCTGCTGGTGCGCGAGCTGATCGCGCTCCGCAGGCTTGCCCGCTTCGACCATCTGCGCGAGCGGGCACTGGCCGCGATCGCGGTATCCGACGACCTCGCGGCCGCCCGTGTCGCCGACGAGCTGATCGCGGCGCTTGGCGCCAATCCGCGCACGGCCCGCGGCCGGGCCAATGTGGCCGATGCGCTCAATGGCGCGGTCATCGACGGCCGTCAGCGCCTGCGCATCGTCGAGCGCGAATTGCTCGAGCCGCTGGACCGCGAGGCAACGCGAATGGTGGCGGAAGCGGCACGGCGGGTCTCGGTCATCACGGCGGTCAGCCCGCGCGCCGCCGTCGACCTTGCCGTGGTGTTCGGCACGACCGTGCAACTGATCCGGCGCGTTGCCCAACTCTATGGGGGCCGGCCCGGCACGCTCGGCATGTTCAAGCTGACGCGCCACATCCTCGCCCATATGGCGCTGACCGGCGGAATGGCCGCCGGCGATACGGTGCTCGATCAGCTGCTGGGGGCGGGTCTTGCCTCCAAGCTTTCGGCGAAGCTCGGGGAGGGGGTGCTGAACGGGTTGCTCACCGCCCGGCTTGGTGTCACGGCCATCGCGGTCACCCGGCCGCTGCCCTATATCGGCGCGCCCAAGCCGGATCTGCGCGATCTCGTCGGCGATGCCTTCTCCTGGGGGCAGAAGGGCAAGTCTTGA
- a CDS encoding YcjX family GTP-binding protein gives MVWSGLINETRLAARSLAAYATDWVSPTLRLGVTGLSRSGKTVFITALVHGLLQASRWPVFEAGASGRIARVRLVPQPDDGVPRFPYEDHLQSLTGPDRAWPEGTKRISEIRLAIDFASNSGLMRGSEKTLTLDIVDYPGEWLLDLPLLAKSYADWSRESLDAARRPPRAGLAAAWLADLGQIDAFGLADEAAARRLSDGFTAYLKACRDERVSLSTLPPGRFLLPGEMEGSPALTFAPLDLGGRTPPGDSLAALMERRFESYKRLVVMPFYANHFATLDRQIVLVDALAALNAGPPALADLEVALSEVLTAFRPGANSILSAILARRIDRILFAATKADHLHQTSHDRLEALLKRLTDRAIGRAQFAGAKVDAVALASLRATRETTVTRKGRPLACIVGAPLPGERVGDEIFDGLSDIAAFPGELPVDPDVLFAGPDAFRGEDYRFVRFRPPLADPAQALPHIRLDRAVEFLIGDRLA, from the coding sequence ATGGTCTGGTCTGGTCTCATCAACGAGACGCGGCTCGCCGCCCGGTCGCTTGCGGCCTATGCCACCGACTGGGTGAGCCCGACGCTCCGCCTCGGCGTCACCGGCCTGTCGCGCTCGGGCAAGACGGTGTTCATCACGGCGCTGGTCCATGGCCTGTTGCAGGCGTCGCGCTGGCCGGTGTTCGAAGCGGGGGCGTCAGGGCGGATCGCCCGTGTCCGGCTGGTGCCGCAGCCCGATGACGGCGTGCCGCGATTTCCCTATGAGGACCATCTGCAGAGCCTGACCGGTCCCGATCGCGCCTGGCCCGAGGGTACCAAGCGGATCAGCGAGATCAGGCTTGCGATCGATTTCGCCTCGAATTCCGGCCTGATGCGCGGCTCGGAAAAGACGTTGACCCTCGATATCGTCGACTATCCCGGCGAATGGCTGCTCGACCTGCCGCTGCTTGCCAAGTCCTATGCCGACTGGTCGCGAGAGAGCCTGGACGCCGCCCGTCGCCCGCCGCGCGCGGGGCTTGCGGCTGCCTGGCTTGCCGATCTTGGCCAGATCGATGCCTTTGGCCTGGCTGACGAAGCAGCGGCGAGGCGGTTGTCCGATGGGTTTACCGCCTATCTCAAGGCCTGCCGCGACGAGCGCGTGTCGCTCTCCACCCTGCCGCCCGGCCGCTTCCTGCTGCCCGGCGAGATGGAGGGATCGCCCGCGCTGACCTTCGCGCCGCTCGATCTCGGCGGCCGCACGCCGCCCGGCGACAGCCTCGCCGCCCTGATGGAGCGCCGGTTCGAGAGCTACAAGCGGCTGGTGGTCATGCCGTTCTATGCCAACCATTTCGCTACGCTGGACCGCCAGATCGTGCTGGTCGATGCGCTGGCAGCCCTCAATGCCGGTCCGCCGGCGCTGGCCGATCTCGAGGTGGCGCTCTCGGAGGTGCTGACGGCGTTCCGCCCCGGCGCCAATTCGATCCTCTCGGCGATCCTTGCCCGGCGCATCGACCGGATCCTGTTCGCCGCCACCAAGGCCGACCATCTGCACCAGACGAGCCATGACCGGCTGGAAGCCCTGCTGAAGCGGCTGACCGACCGGGCCATCGGACGGGCGCAGTTTGCCGGCGCCAAGGTGGATGCAGTCGCGCTGGCCTCGCTGCGCGCCACGCGCGAAACCACCGTCACCCGCAAGGGCCGGCCACTCGCCTGTATCGTCGGCGCGCCGCTGCCCGGCGAGAGAGTGGGCGACGAGATCTTCGACGGCCTGTCCGATATCGCGGCCTTTCCGGGCGAACTGCCGGTCGATCCGGATGTGCTGTTTGCCGGACCGGACGCGTTTCGCGGCGAGGATTACCGCTTCGTCCGCTTCCGGCCGCCGCTGGCCGATCCCGCCCAGGCCTTGCCGCATATCCGGCTCGATCGCGCCGTTGAATTCCTGATCGGAGACCGGCTGGCATGA
- a CDS encoding SixA phosphatase family protein encodes MKVQVAENRMRRLILLRHTKSDWPAGLADHDRPLNPRGRRAAALMGELLVARGYIPDRVLVSTAKRTEETWALARAGHPELIAGTPEPWIYEALPRVLDYLVARMPDSVQTLLLVGHNPGIEDFALDLASEGHEAGRRRMSLKYPTGGLAVIDCAIDHWSDLASGSGRLIDFVVPRDLDREAE; translated from the coding sequence ATGAAGGTCCAAGTCGCGGAGAACCGGATGCGTCGCCTGATCCTGCTGCGTCACACCAAATCGGACTGGCCGGCCGGGCTTGCCGATCACGACCGTCCGCTCAATCCGCGCGGCAGGCGCGCCGCTGCCCTGATGGGCGAACTGCTGGTGGCGCGTGGCTATATCCCCGACCGGGTGCTCGTCTCGACCGCGAAACGCACGGAAGAGACCTGGGCGCTCGCACGGGCAGGGCATCCGGAGCTGATCGCGGGTACGCCGGAGCCCTGGATCTATGAAGCCTTGCCGCGTGTGCTGGACTATCTGGTGGCGCGGATGCCGGACAGCGTGCAGACGCTGCTGCTGGTCGGCCACAATCCAGGGATCGAAGACTTCGCGCTGGATCTTGCCAGCGAAGGCCATGAGGCGGGCCGGCGCCGCATGAGCCTGAAATATCCGACCGGCGGTCTCGCGGTGATCGATTGCGCCATCGATCACTGGTCGGATCTGGCCTCCGGGTCCGGCCGGCTTATCGATTTCGTCGTGCCGCGTGACCTCGACCGGGAGGCCGAGTGA
- a CDS encoding DMT family transporter — translation MPPQPAERPLAAIAAQFCCFTAVSANDVVLKMLVAEVPSSWQLMATRSGIGLIYLMPFVIWHLARGTARISTRRFGGHLGRACLSAISVFCYFEALRDLDLPVATAILFVTPFFVVALSGLFLREAVPPNRWIAVVVGFVGALIIIRPGPAGVSIAALLALVSAATWAATMVAMRNLTKTEGNLAVVFYFNLLVTLIAGTLAFPSLQPMAWKTLAIIAWVSVVQLISQYFMMVAFRFASASVTAPVQYVQLIWSVIAGWLVFSVLPGPHVFVGAAVIVASGLYLILSERR, via the coding sequence ATGCCCCCACAACCGGCCGAGCGCCCGCTCGCCGCCATAGCCGCCCAGTTCTGCTGCTTCACGGCCGTTTCCGCCAATGATGTCGTGCTCAAGATGCTGGTCGCCGAGGTGCCCAGCAGCTGGCAGCTCATGGCGACACGCAGCGGCATCGGCCTGATCTACCTCATGCCCTTCGTCATCTGGCATCTGGCGCGCGGCACGGCGCGCATCTCGACGCGGCGTTTCGGCGGCCATCTCGGGCGCGCCTGCCTCTCCGCTATATCGGTGTTCTGCTATTTCGAGGCGCTGCGGGATCTCGACCTGCCCGTGGCAACCGCCATCCTGTTCGTCACGCCGTTCTTCGTGGTGGCGCTGTCGGGCCTGTTCCTGCGCGAGGCGGTGCCGCCGAACCGCTGGATCGCCGTGGTCGTCGGCTTTGTCGGGGCGCTGATCATCATCCGGCCAGGGCCGGCGGGCGTGTCGATCGCGGCGCTGCTGGCGCTCGTCTCGGCGGCGACCTGGGCGGCCACCATGGTCGCCATGCGCAACCTGACCAAGACCGAGGGCAATCTCGCCGTCGTCTTCTATTTCAACCTGTTGGTGACGCTGATCGCCGGCACGCTGGCCTTTCCGAGCCTCCAGCCGATGGCCTGGAAGACGCTCGCGATCATTGCCTGGGTTTCGGTCGTCCAGCTGATCTCGCAATATTTCATGATGGTGGCGTTCCGGTTCGCCTCCGCGTCGGTGACCGCGCCGGTGCAATATGTGCAGCTGATCTGGTCGGTCATCGCGGGCTGGCTGGTGTTCTCCGTGCTGCCGGGGCCGCATGTCTTTGTCGGCGCGGCCGTCATCGTGGCGAGTGGTCTCTATCTCATCCTCTCCGAGCGACGCTGA
- a CDS encoding NAD(P)/FAD-dependent oxidoreductase: protein MSNVIETDCLIIGAGPVGLFAVFELGLLDIKAHVVDILPKVGGQCSELYPEKPIYDIPGFPSVTGQALVDNLMKQIEPFGAQYHLGEQVDVVESLGTLEKPRFRVTTDAETVFEAKTIVIAAGGGSFQPKRPPVPGIDSYEGTSVFYSVRKMEAFRDRDVLIVGGGDSALDWTINLQPIVRSLTLMHRRDEFRAAPHSVEQMRALVASGRMTLAFGQMTGLEGDGKTLSGVTCRGTDNQPFTVSCNTLLPFFGLTMKLGPIADWGLNLHENLIAVDTEKFETSTPGIFAIGDINSYPGKLKLILSGFHEAALFAQKAQRYIYPDKRVTFQYTTSSSSLQKKLGVS, encoded by the coding sequence ATGTCCAATGTCATCGAGACCGATTGCCTGATCATCGGCGCGGGGCCCGTCGGCCTGTTCGCGGTGTTTGAACTCGGCCTCCTGGACATCAAGGCCCATGTTGTCGACATCCTGCCGAAGGTCGGCGGGCAATGTTCCGAGCTCTATCCGGAAAAGCCGATCTACGACATTCCCGGCTTTCCGAGCGTCACCGGCCAGGCGCTGGTCGACAATCTGATGAAGCAGATCGAGCCCTTCGGCGCGCAGTATCATCTGGGCGAGCAGGTGGATGTGGTCGAGAGCCTGGGCACGCTAGAGAAGCCCAGGTTCCGGGTGACCACCGATGCCGAAACGGTCTTCGAGGCGAAGACCATCGTGATTGCCGCCGGCGGCGGCTCGTTCCAGCCCAAGCGCCCGCCGGTTCCGGGGATCGACAGCTATGAGGGCACGTCGGTGTTCTATTCGGTGCGCAAGATGGAGGCGTTCCGCGACCGCGACGTGCTGATCGTCGGCGGTGGCGATTCCGCACTGGACTGGACGATCAATCTGCAGCCGATCGTCCGCTCGCTGACCCTGATGCACCGGCGTGACGAGTTCCGGGCAGCCCCCCATTCGGTCGAGCAGATGCGGGCGCTGGTCGCCTCGGGCCGGATGACGCTCGCCTTCGGCCAGATGACCGGTCTCGAGGGCGACGGCAAGACCCTGTCGGGCGTCACCTGCCGGGGCACCGACAACCAGCCTTTCACGGTCTCCTGCAACACGCTGCTGCCGTTCTTCGGCCTGACCATGAAGCTCGGGCCGATCGCCGACTGGGGGCTGAACCTCCACGAGAACCTGATCGCCGTCGATACCGAGAAGTTCGAGACCTCGACGCCCGGCATCTTCGCCATCGGTGACATCAATTCCTATCCCGGCAAGCTCAAGCTGATCCTGTCGGGCTTCCACGAGGCAGCACTGTTTGCCCAGAAGGCGCAGCGCTACATCTATCCCGACAAGCGGGTGACGTTTCAGTACACGACCTCCTCGTCGAGCCTGCAGAAGAAGCTCGGCGTTTCCTGA
- a CDS encoding 2Fe-2S iron-sulfur cluster-binding protein: MPQITFIDHTGEKRSVAGDTGATVMEAAVKNGIPGIVAECGGACACATCHVYVDESWTGIVGEPSHMEEDMLDFAFDVRPNSRLSCQIKITDAMDGLSVTTPERQG; this comes from the coding sequence ATGCCGCAGATCACCTTCATCGACCATACCGGGGAGAAGCGGTCGGTTGCCGGCGATACCGGCGCGACCGTGATGGAAGCAGCGGTCAAGAACGGCATTCCCGGCATTGTCGCCGAATGCGGCGGCGCCTGCGCCTGCGCCACCTGTCACGTCTATGTCGACGAGAGCTGGACCGGGATCGTCGGCGAGCCCTCGCATATGGAAGAGGACATGCTGGACTTCGCCTTCGACGTCCGGCCGAATTCGCGGCTGTCCTGCCAGATCAAGATCACCGATGCGATGGATGGCCTGTCCGTCACCACGCCGGAGCGCCAGGGCTGA
- a CDS encoding Hpt domain-containing protein encodes MSDDFPGGGSRAVDLVHLARQTLGDRDLEREVLALFERQSAVMVERLRHATTAKTWAEAAHTLKGSALGIGAFGVAEAAEAVECAQVDHLSSEAWRKLARLEAAVASANAFIADIAKAA; translated from the coding sequence ATGAGTGATGATTTTCCGGGCGGCGGCAGCCGCGCAGTTGATCTGGTCCATCTTGCCCGGCAGACGCTGGGCGACCGGGACCTGGAGCGCGAAGTGCTCGCGCTGTTCGAGCGGCAATCGGCTGTGATGGTCGAGCGGCTGCGCCACGCCACCACGGCCAAGACCTGGGCGGAAGCGGCCCACACGCTGAAGGGTTCGGCGCTCGGCATCGGCGCCTTCGGTGTCGCGGAAGCGGCCGAGGCGGTGGAATGCGCGCAGGTCGACCACCTGTCGAGCGAAGCCTGGCGCAAGCTTGCACGGCTCGAGGCGGCGGTTGCTTCTGCCAACGCGTTCATTGCCGATATCGCCAAGGCTGCCTGA